In Amycolatopsis sp. EV170708-02-1, the following are encoded in one genomic region:
- a CDS encoding amino acid ABC transporter permease, whose product MSTLFDFLDNPNYDLLGAFWMTIKLTFFSAIGSLIWGTILVGMRVSPVPIMRAFGTAYVNIFRNTPLTVIIVFTSLGLSSTLGLNLASSESTTSLEDNFFRLAILGFVAYTATFVCESLRSGINTVPVGQAEAARALGLGFFQVLTLIVLPQAFRSVIAPLTNVMIALLKNTTVASIIGVAEASLLMSEMVENESDSLLLVFLLFAAGFVILVLPLGLLLGWVAKKVEVKR is encoded by the coding sequence TTGAGCACCTTGTTCGATTTCCTCGACAATCCCAATTACGACTTGCTCGGCGCCTTCTGGATGACGATCAAGCTGACCTTCTTCTCCGCGATCGGTTCCCTGATCTGGGGCACGATCCTGGTGGGGATGCGGGTGAGCCCGGTTCCGATCATGCGGGCGTTCGGCACCGCCTACGTCAACATCTTCCGGAACACCCCGCTGACGGTGATCATCGTCTTCACGTCGCTGGGATTGTCCTCCACCCTGGGGCTCAATCTGGCCTCGTCGGAATCGACGACGTCGTTGGAGGACAACTTCTTCCGGCTCGCGATCCTCGGTTTCGTCGCCTACACCGCGACATTCGTCTGTGAATCGTTGCGGTCGGGTATCAACACCGTGCCCGTCGGCCAGGCAGAGGCAGCACGCGCGCTGGGGCTCGGCTTCTTCCAGGTGCTGACGCTGATCGTGCTGCCGCAGGCGTTCCGGTCGGTGATCGCGCCGCTGACCAACGTCATGATCGCCCTCCTGAAGAACACCACCGTCGCCTCGATCATCGGTGTGGCCGAGGCATCACTGCTGATGTCGGAGATGGTGGAGAACGAGTCCGACTCGCTGCTCCTGGTCTTCCTGCTCTTCGCCGCCGGATTCGTCATCCTGGTCCTCCCCCTCGGCCTCCTGTTGGGCTGGGTCGCCAAGAAGGTCGAGGTCAAGCGATGA
- the edd gene encoding phosphogluconate dehydratase, with the protein MSTAPNVHPIIAEVTERVAARSAETRAAYLERVAAAHEEGPVRRGLDCSNLAHGFAAMEGVDKAALRAARAPGVAIVSSYNDMLSAHQPMQEYPAMLKGSVRQAGGVAQFAGGVPAMCDGVTQGRPGMELSLFSREVIAMSTAIALSHDMFDAALLLGVCDKIVPGLLIGALSFGHLPAILVPAGPMNSGLPNKEKARVRQLYAEGKATREDLLDAEAASYHSAGTCTFYGTANSNQMVVEVMGLHLPGASFVQPNSPLRRVLTEEAGRRVVKLSRGEEYTPVSRVIDEKAVVNGVIALLATGGSTNHTMHLVAIAAAAGIQLTWDDFSDLSSVIPLLARVYPNGSADINHFHAAGGIQFLVGTLLDAGLLHEDVQTVAGPGLHRYRQEPILSEGELVWRDVPTRSLDEDVLRPAWRPFAADGGLRMVAGNLGRAVIKVSAVAPEHRIVQAPARVFTDQKSFKDAFEAGELDRDVVVVIRQQGPQANGMPELHGLTPSLGVLMDRGHQVALLTDGRMSGASGKIPAAIQVTPEAAAGGPIARIADGDVVRLDAKAGTLDVLVGDEELARRELVDSPPSEASWTGTGRELFAALRRAVGPADQGASVFGPLTPEHFGAPAHTLTPVEVTQ; encoded by the coding sequence ATGAGCACCGCCCCGAACGTCCACCCCATCATCGCCGAAGTCACCGAACGCGTCGCCGCCCGCAGCGCCGAAACCCGCGCCGCGTACCTCGAGCGCGTCGCCGCCGCCCACGAAGAAGGGCCGGTGCGGCGCGGCCTCGACTGCAGCAACCTCGCCCACGGCTTCGCCGCGATGGAAGGTGTCGACAAGGCGGCACTGCGCGCCGCGCGGGCGCCGGGCGTCGCGATCGTCTCGTCCTACAACGACATGCTGTCGGCCCACCAGCCGATGCAGGAGTACCCCGCGATGCTGAAGGGCTCGGTCCGCCAGGCGGGCGGCGTCGCCCAGTTCGCCGGCGGTGTGCCCGCGATGTGCGACGGCGTCACCCAGGGCCGCCCGGGGATGGAGCTGTCGCTGTTCAGCCGCGAGGTGATCGCGATGTCGACCGCGATCGCGCTGTCCCACGACATGTTCGACGCGGCGCTGCTGCTCGGCGTCTGCGACAAGATCGTGCCCGGTCTGCTGATCGGGGCGCTGTCCTTCGGGCATCTACCGGCGATCCTGGTGCCCGCCGGGCCGATGAACTCGGGCCTGCCGAACAAGGAGAAGGCGCGCGTGCGCCAGCTCTACGCCGAGGGCAAGGCGACCCGCGAAGACCTGCTGGACGCCGAAGCGGCTTCGTACCACTCGGCGGGCACGTGCACCTTCTACGGCACCGCCAACTCCAACCAGATGGTCGTCGAGGTGATGGGCCTGCACCTGCCGGGCGCCAGCTTCGTGCAGCCGAATTCGCCGCTGCGGCGGGTGCTCACCGAGGAGGCCGGACGCCGCGTCGTGAAGCTCTCGCGCGGCGAGGAGTACACGCCGGTTTCGCGCGTGATCGACGAGAAGGCCGTCGTCAACGGTGTCATCGCGCTGCTCGCCACGGGCGGTTCGACCAACCACACGATGCACCTCGTCGCGATCGCCGCCGCCGCGGGCATCCAGCTGACCTGGGACGACTTCTCCGATCTGTCGTCGGTGATCCCCCTGCTGGCCCGCGTGTACCCGAACGGCAGCGCCGACATCAACCACTTCCACGCCGCCGGGGGCATCCAGTTCCTGGTCGGCACGCTCCTCGACGCGGGCCTGCTGCACGAGGACGTCCAGACCGTCGCCGGCCCGGGCCTGCACCGCTACCGGCAGGAGCCGATCCTTTCCGAGGGCGAACTGGTCTGGCGCGACGTCCCGACGCGCAGCCTCGACGAGGACGTCCTGCGCCCCGCGTGGCGGCCGTTCGCCGCCGACGGCGGGCTGCGGATGGTCGCGGGCAACCTCGGCCGCGCGGTGATCAAGGTGTCGGCGGTGGCGCCCGAACACCGGATCGTGCAGGCCCCGGCGCGGGTGTTCACCGACCAGAAGTCCTTCAAGGACGCTTTCGAGGCCGGCGAGCTGGACCGCGACGTCGTCGTGGTCATCCGGCAGCAGGGTCCCCAGGCCAACGGGATGCCGGAGCTGCACGGGCTCACCCCCTCGCTCGGGGTGCTGATGGACCGCGGGCATCAGGTGGCGTTGCTCACCGACGGCCGCATGTCGGGCGCGTCCGGCAAGATCCCGGCGGCGATCCAGGTGACCCCGGAAGCCGCTGCGGGAGGCCCGATCGCGCGGATCGCCGACGGCGACGTCGTCCGTCTCGACGCCAAGGCCGGGACGCTCGACGTCCTCGTGGGTGACGAAGAACTCGCCCGCCGTGAACTGGTGGACTCCCCGCCTTCGGAGGCATCCTGGACCGGCACCGGCCGGGAGCTGTTCGCGGCGCTGCGCCGCGCGGTCGGCCCCGCCGATCAGGGCGCGAGCGTGTTCGGACCGCTCACGCCGGAACACTTCGGCGCTCCGGCGCACACGTTGACCCCTGTGGAGGTAACCCAGTGA
- a CDS encoding class I SAM-dependent methyltransferase — translation MADQAATLLEALPDLASRSVLVVGCGDGRYPRLLRKEGARRVVGVDADQTLIAVAQREEERDPVGISYEVHQLARLPVMGAFDVVLAFLDSPAHLGRVAASLVTGGLLVVVATNGLNLEEGLRDNGFQDLVLRRHESGDVHSARKTD, via the coding sequence ATGGCGGACCAGGCCGCGACGCTGCTCGAAGCGCTGCCGGACCTGGCGAGCAGGTCGGTCCTGGTCGTCGGGTGCGGCGATGGCCGCTACCCGCGCCTGCTCCGGAAAGAGGGTGCGCGCCGCGTCGTCGGCGTCGACGCGGACCAGACGTTGATCGCGGTCGCGCAACGCGAGGAGGAACGCGACCCCGTCGGGATCTCCTACGAGGTCCACCAGCTCGCCCGGCTGCCGGTGATGGGGGCCTTCGACGTCGTCCTGGCCTTCCTGGACTCCCCCGCCCATCTCGGTCGCGTCGCCGCGAGCCTGGTGACGGGAGGGCTGCTGGTGGTCGTCGCCACGAACGGGCTCAACCTGGAAGAAGGTTTGCGGGACAACGGTTTCCAGGACCTCGTCCTGCGCCGCCACGAGAGCGGCGACGTGCACAGCGCCCGCAAGACGGACTGA
- a CDS encoding response regulator transcription factor → MRVLLVEDDDRVAGALTPALTRRGLTIKRLASGAGVLDLVHEVDVVLLDLGLPDIDGIVLCRRIRAVSDVAVIVVSARGEVDDRIQGLRSGADDYLVKPYDVDELVARVEAVRRRRGERPAAPEPPGVIQAGDVSVDIGRHEVQVDGQPVSLSRKEFQVLALVVSARGAVCARDHVLNEVWGHRGPAESRSLDVHVATLRTKLGRPALIETVRGVGYRLGGAYGPAEEG, encoded by the coding sequence GTGCGGGTACTGCTGGTGGAGGACGACGACCGGGTCGCGGGCGCCTTGACGCCCGCGCTGACCCGGCGCGGCCTGACGATCAAACGCCTGGCCTCCGGCGCCGGGGTGCTCGATCTGGTGCACGAGGTCGACGTCGTGCTGCTCGACCTGGGGCTCCCCGATATCGACGGGATCGTGCTGTGCCGCCGGATCCGCGCGGTCAGCGACGTCGCGGTGATCGTCGTTTCGGCGCGGGGCGAGGTCGACGACCGGATCCAGGGGTTGCGGTCCGGCGCCGACGACTATCTGGTGAAGCCCTACGACGTCGACGAGCTGGTCGCCCGCGTCGAGGCCGTGCGCCGTCGCCGCGGCGAGCGGCCTGCCGCGCCCGAACCGCCGGGCGTCATCCAGGCGGGTGATGTCTCGGTCGATATCGGGCGCCACGAGGTGCAGGTCGACGGGCAGCCGGTTTCGTTGTCCCGCAAGGAATTCCAGGTGCTCGCGCTGGTGGTCTCCGCCCGTGGCGCGGTCTGCGCCCGCGACCATGTGCTGAACGAGGTCTGGGGGCACCGCGGCCCGGCGGAGAGCCGGTCGCTCGACGTCCACGTCGCCACCCTGCGGACCAAACTGGGCAGGCCCGCGCTGATCGAGACCGTCCGCGGCGTCGGGTACCGCCTCGGCGGCGCCTACGGCCCGGCCGAAGAGGGCTGA
- a CDS encoding amino acid ABC transporter permease, translating into MSSQTVLYDIPGPKARARNWLYSVLFVLVLALVIYYIYVGFDEKGQWAGALWKPFVDGTTWTQFLLPGLLNTLKAAALSIVIALPIGALLGIGRLSDHKWIRVPVGAVVEFFRAIPVLLLMVFAAAFYAFYTDIDAEIRPLFAAVTGLVLYNGSVMAEVFRAGILSLPKGQGEAASALGMRKTQIMMTVLLPQAVTLMLPALVSQLVVILKDTALAGQLTIGFDELIRASGPLTGLYGNTIPTLIVVAIIFIVLNLLLSWFASWLENKLARRKKAPKGAKPVHSAPSSVVMQRDDASGGAL; encoded by the coding sequence ATGAGCTCGCAGACCGTTCTCTACGACATCCCCGGCCCCAAGGCACGAGCGCGGAACTGGCTCTACAGTGTTCTGTTCGTCCTCGTCCTGGCGCTGGTCATCTACTACATCTATGTGGGCTTCGACGAGAAGGGGCAATGGGCGGGCGCGCTCTGGAAGCCTTTCGTCGACGGAACGACATGGACGCAGTTCCTGCTTCCCGGTCTGCTCAACACGCTGAAGGCAGCGGCGCTGTCGATCGTGATCGCGTTGCCGATCGGTGCGCTGCTGGGCATCGGCCGGTTGTCGGACCACAAGTGGATCCGAGTCCCGGTCGGCGCGGTCGTCGAGTTCTTCCGGGCGATCCCGGTGCTGCTGCTGATGGTCTTCGCCGCGGCGTTCTACGCGTTCTACACCGACATCGACGCCGAGATCCGCCCGCTGTTCGCGGCGGTGACCGGTCTTGTGCTGTACAACGGTTCGGTCATGGCGGAGGTGTTCCGCGCGGGCATCCTCTCCCTGCCCAAGGGCCAAGGTGAGGCCGCGTCCGCGCTGGGCATGCGCAAGACCCAGATCATGATGACGGTCCTGCTGCCGCAAGCGGTCACCCTGATGCTGCCCGCGCTGGTGAGCCAGCTGGTGGTCATCCTCAAGGACACCGCGCTGGCCGGTCAGCTGACCATCGGTTTCGACGAGCTGATCCGGGCTTCCGGTCCGCTCACCGGTCTCTACGGCAACACGATCCCGACGCTGATCGTCGTCGCGATCATCTTCATCGTGCTGAACCTGCTCCTGAGCTGGTTCGCGTCGTGGCTGGAGAACAAGCTGGCGCGGCGGAAGAAGGCTCCGAAGGGTGCCAAGCCGGTGCACTCCGCACCGTCGAGCGTGGTCATGCAGCGCGACGACGCGAGCGGTGGCGCACTGTAG
- a CDS encoding glutamate ABC transporter substrate-binding protein, with amino-acid sequence MSAAVVAAGLALSACGGGGSDAGSGSSGAKNVVAKAKNDKKLVIGIKFDQPGLGQKQADGTYAGFDVDVAKYIAKELGVEESGITWKEAQSAQREDLIKKGEVDFIVATYSITDKRKNEVSFAGPYFIAHQDLLVRADSTDITGPESLTGNKKLCSVKGSTPAQNVKEKYAKEVQLQEVGKYTDCVTALLNKTVDAMTTDDVILGGYAAQQPGKLKLVGKGFTDEKYGVGLKKDDAESITAINNAIKKMQQDGAWKAALEKNVGPSGYKIPEPPAIS; translated from the coding sequence ATGAGCGCGGCCGTCGTGGCGGCCGGGCTCGCCCTCTCCGCCTGTGGCGGCGGCGGGTCGGACGCCGGCAGCGGCTCCAGCGGCGCCAAGAACGTCGTGGCGAAGGCCAAGAACGACAAGAAGCTCGTCATCGGCATCAAGTTCGACCAGCCCGGCCTCGGCCAGAAGCAGGCCGACGGCACCTACGCCGGCTTCGACGTCGACGTGGCGAAGTACATCGCCAAAGAGCTCGGCGTCGAAGAGTCGGGGATCACCTGGAAGGAAGCGCAGTCCGCGCAGCGCGAGGACCTGATCAAGAAGGGTGAGGTCGACTTCATCGTCGCCACCTACTCGATCACCGACAAGCGCAAGAACGAGGTCTCCTTCGCGGGCCCGTACTTCATCGCCCACCAGGACCTCCTGGTGCGCGCCGACTCCACCGACATCACCGGCCCGGAGTCGCTGACCGGCAACAAGAAGCTCTGCTCGGTCAAGGGCTCCACCCCGGCGCAGAACGTCAAGGAGAAGTACGCCAAGGAAGTCCAGCTCCAGGAAGTCGGCAAGTACACCGACTGCGTCACCGCGCTGCTCAACAAGACCGTCGACGCGATGACCACCGACGACGTCATCCTGGGCGGCTACGCCGCGCAGCAGCCCGGCAAGCTGAAGCTGGTCGGCAAGGGCTTCACCGACGAGAAGTACGGTGTCGGCCTGAAGAAGGACGACGCCGAGAGCATCACCGCGATCAACAACGCGATCAAGAAGATGCAGCAGGACGGCGCGTGGAAGGCCGCTCTGGAGAAGAACGTCGGCCCGTCGGGCTACAAGATCCCGGAGCCCCCGGCCATCTCCTGA
- a CDS encoding amino acid ABC transporter ATP-binding protein has product MIKAAAVNKYFGDLHVLKEINLEVPRGQVVVVLGPSGSGKSTLCRAINRLEPINSGEIAVDGVPLPAEGKALAALRADVGMVFQSFNLFAHKTIVENVMLAPMKVRKVNSAEARKTAMDLLERVGIANQADKYPAQLSGGQQQRVAIARALAMRPKVMLFDEPTSALDPEMVQEVLDVMTTLAKDGMTMLVVTHEMGFARRAANRVVFMSDGEIVEDSTPDDFFTKPKTDRAKDFLGKILTH; this is encoded by the coding sequence ATGATCAAGGCGGCCGCCGTGAACAAGTACTTCGGCGACCTGCACGTGCTCAAGGAGATCAACCTCGAGGTGCCGCGTGGGCAGGTCGTGGTCGTGCTCGGGCCGTCCGGGTCTGGCAAGTCGACGCTGTGCCGGGCGATCAACCGGCTGGAACCCATCAACTCCGGCGAGATCGCGGTGGACGGTGTTCCGCTGCCCGCCGAAGGAAAGGCGCTGGCCGCGCTGCGCGCCGACGTCGGCATGGTGTTCCAGTCGTTCAACCTGTTCGCGCACAAGACGATCGTCGAGAACGTCATGCTCGCGCCGATGAAGGTCCGCAAGGTCAACTCGGCCGAGGCCCGCAAGACCGCGATGGACCTGCTCGAACGAGTCGGCATCGCCAACCAGGCCGACAAGTACCCGGCGCAGCTTTCCGGCGGGCAGCAGCAGCGTGTGGCGATCGCCCGCGCGCTGGCCATGCGCCCCAAGGTGATGCTGTTCGACGAGCCGACCTCGGCGCTGGACCCGGAGATGGTCCAGGAGGTCCTCGACGTGATGACCACGCTCGCCAAGGACGGGATGACGATGCTCGTCGTCACCCACGAGATGGGCTTCGCGCGGCGCGCGGCGAACCGGGTGGTGTTCATGTCCGACGGCGAGATCGTCGAGGACTCCACCCCGGACGACTTCTTCACCAAGCCGAAGACGGATCGCGCCAAGGACTTCCTCGGCAAGATCCTGACCCACTGA
- a CDS encoding fumarate reductase/succinate dehydrogenase flavoprotein subunit — protein MTEVERLSYDVVVIGAGGAGLRAVIEARERGFSVAVVCKSLFGKAHTVMAEGGCAASMGNANSNDNWQVHFRDTMRGGKFLNNWRMAELHAREAPDRVWELETYGALFDRTADGRISQRNFGGHTYPRLAHVGDRTGLELIRTMQQKIVSLQQEDFKETGDYEARIKVFAECTITELLTEDGRISGAFGYWRESGRFILFEAPAVVLATGGIGKSFKVTSNSWEYTGDGHALALRAGATLINMEFVQFHPTGMVWPPSVKGILVTEGVRGDGGVLKNTEDKRFMFEYVPDVFKGQYADSEEEADRWYTDQEKNRRTPDLLPRDEVARAINSEVKAGRGSPHGGVFLDIASRLPAEEIRKRLPSMYHQFKELADVDITKEPMEVGPTCHYVMGGIEVDPDTASSSVPGLFAAGECSGGMHGSNRLGGNSLSDLLVFGRRAGLGAASYVAELKDRPKVSQSDVDAAAAMALAPFDPPGDGVEENPYSLHTELQQSMNDLVGIIRKAEEIERALEKLGELRERIKRVTVEGHRQFNPGWHLAVDLRNMLMVSECVARAALMRTESRGGHTRDDHPGMDAQWRNKLLVCSATPGDNPVIPEIGIEVKAQTPLRQDLLELFELSELGKYYTDEELASHPGSPA, from the coding sequence ATGACCGAGGTCGAACGGCTCAGCTACGACGTGGTGGTGATCGGTGCCGGCGGTGCCGGCCTCCGCGCGGTCATCGAAGCCCGCGAACGCGGCTTCAGCGTCGCGGTGGTGTGCAAATCGCTCTTCGGCAAGGCGCATACGGTGATGGCCGAAGGCGGCTGCGCGGCGTCGATGGGCAACGCGAACTCGAACGACAACTGGCAGGTGCACTTCCGCGACACCATGCGTGGCGGGAAGTTCCTCAACAACTGGCGGATGGCCGAACTCCACGCCAGGGAGGCACCGGACCGGGTCTGGGAACTGGAGACCTACGGCGCGCTGTTCGACCGCACCGCCGACGGCCGGATCAGCCAGCGCAACTTCGGCGGGCACACGTACCCGCGGCTGGCGCACGTCGGCGACCGGACCGGGCTCGAACTGATCCGCACGATGCAGCAGAAAATCGTTTCGCTGCAACAAGAGGACTTCAAGGAGACCGGCGACTACGAGGCACGGATCAAGGTCTTCGCCGAATGCACGATCACCGAGCTGCTGACCGAGGACGGCCGGATCTCCGGCGCGTTCGGGTATTGGCGCGAGAGCGGCCGGTTCATCCTGTTCGAGGCGCCGGCGGTGGTGCTGGCGACCGGCGGCATCGGGAAATCCTTCAAGGTCACCTCGAACTCGTGGGAGTACACCGGTGACGGGCACGCGCTGGCGCTGCGGGCCGGGGCGACGCTCATCAACATGGAGTTCGTCCAGTTCCACCCGACGGGCATGGTCTGGCCGCCGAGTGTGAAGGGGATCCTGGTCACCGAAGGCGTCCGAGGTGACGGCGGGGTCCTCAAGAACACCGAGGACAAGCGGTTCATGTTCGAGTACGTCCCCGACGTGTTCAAGGGGCAGTACGCGGACAGCGAGGAGGAAGCCGACCGCTGGTACACCGACCAGGAGAAGAACCGCCGCACGCCGGATCTGCTGCCGCGCGACGAGGTGGCGCGCGCGATCAACTCCGAGGTCAAGGCGGGCCGGGGATCGCCGCACGGCGGGGTCTTCCTCGACATCGCCAGCAGGCTGCCCGCGGAGGAGATCCGCAAGCGGCTGCCGTCGATGTACCACCAGTTCAAGGAACTCGCCGACGTCGACATCACGAAGGAACCGATGGAGGTCGGCCCCACCTGTCATTACGTGATGGGCGGGATCGAGGTCGACCCGGACACCGCGTCGTCGAGCGTGCCGGGGCTGTTCGCCGCCGGCGAGTGCTCGGGCGGGATGCACGGCTCGAACCGGCTCGGCGGCAACTCCCTTTCGGATCTGCTCGTCTTCGGGCGCCGCGCTGGTCTCGGCGCCGCGTCCTACGTCGCGGAACTGAAGGACCGCCCCAAGGTCAGTCAGTCCGATGTGGACGCCGCCGCGGCGATGGCGCTCGCGCCGTTCGACCCGCCGGGTGACGGTGTCGAGGAGAACCCGTACAGCCTGCACACCGAGCTGCAGCAGTCGATGAACGATCTGGTCGGCATCATCCGCAAGGCGGAGGAGATCGAACGGGCGCTGGAGAAGCTCGGCGAACTGCGCGAGCGGATCAAGCGGGTCACCGTCGAGGGGCACCGGCAGTTCAACCCCGGCTGGCATCTCGCCGTCGACCTGCGGAACATGCTGATGGTCAGCGAATGCGTGGCGCGGGCCGCGCTGATGCGGACCGAGAGCCGGGGCGGGCACACGCGGGACGACCATCCGGGCATGGACGCCCAGTGGCGCAACAAACTCCTGGTCTGCTCGGCCACGCCGGGCGACAACCCGGTGATCCCGGAGATCGGTATCGAGGTCAAGGCGCAGACACCGTTGCGGCAGGATCTGCTGGAGCTGTTCGAACTGTCCGAGCTGGGGAAGTACTACACCGACGAAGAACTGGCTTCGCACCCCGGGAGTCCGGCATGA
- a CDS encoding TAXI family TRAP transporter solute-binding subunit → MRRPGVLAVVIAVVCALVTGCGPDLSGTKVRIAAGLNGGVYDKLAEALADAWAAQLDTERPVIQETHGSPDNVDRVRAGKADVAFVAADVAAADKNAGLAALARVHDDYLHVIVRADSSIKSFAQLRGHKVAIGSPDSGVEFLSKQLLKASGLTGAIDRRNLGLPEALPALENRQIDAVIWSGGLPTPSITEKVHTVGLRLLDITDLADALRATSPVYRTATIPVTAYNLPSPVTTLVLPNFLVVPTSMRDDLAEALVRGLFDARDQLVKAAGAALSIDVHPAIETAPLPLHPGALRYFRSLKD, encoded by the coding sequence ATGAGGAGACCAGGGGTGCTCGCGGTGGTGATCGCCGTGGTCTGTGCCCTGGTCACCGGGTGCGGCCCCGATCTGTCCGGGACGAAGGTGCGGATCGCGGCGGGGCTCAACGGCGGCGTCTACGACAAACTGGCCGAGGCGCTGGCCGACGCGTGGGCCGCGCAGCTCGACACCGAACGGCCCGTGATCCAGGAGACGCACGGCTCACCGGACAACGTCGACCGGGTGCGCGCGGGGAAGGCCGACGTCGCGTTCGTGGCCGCCGACGTCGCCGCCGCCGACAAGAACGCCGGGCTGGCCGCGCTGGCCCGCGTGCACGACGACTACCTGCACGTCATCGTGCGGGCCGACTCGTCGATCAAGTCGTTCGCGCAGTTGCGCGGGCACAAGGTCGCGATCGGCTCGCCGGACTCGGGGGTCGAGTTCCTGTCGAAGCAGCTGCTGAAGGCGTCCGGGCTGACCGGCGCGATCGACCGGCGCAACCTGGGCCTTCCCGAAGCGCTGCCCGCGCTGGAGAACCGGCAGATCGACGCCGTCATCTGGTCGGGTGGCCTGCCGACGCCCTCGATCACCGAGAAGGTGCACACGGTCGGGCTGCGGCTGCTCGACATCACCGACCTCGCGGACGCGCTGCGGGCCACCAGCCCGGTGTACCGGACGGCGACCATCCCGGTGACCGCCTACAACCTGCCGTCGCCGGTGACCACGCTCGTGCTGCCGAACTTCCTGGTGGTGCCCACGTCGATGCGCGACGACCTCGCCGAGGCGCTGGTGCGCGGGCTGTTCGACGCACGGGATCAGCTGGTCAAGGCGGCCGGGGCGGCGTTGTCGATCGACGTGCACCCCGCCATCGAGACCGCTCCCCTGCCGCTGCACCCGGGCGCGTTGCGCTACTTCCGGTCACTCAAGGACTAG
- a CDS encoding succinate dehydrogenase/fumarate reductase iron-sulfur subunit: MSYKASFRVWRGDADSGELQDYSVEVNEGEVVLDIIHRLQATQASDLAVRWNCKAGKCGSCSAEINGKPRLLCMTRMSTFTEDEVITVTPMRTFPVIRDLVTDVSFNYTKAREIPSFTPPPELKPGEYRMQQVDVERSQEFRKCIECFLCQNTCHVVRDHEENKEAFAGPRYLMRIAELEMHPLDVADRRDEAQEEHGLGYCNITKCCSDVCPEGIHITDNALIPMKERVADRKYDPIVWLGNKLFRRDK, translated from the coding sequence ATGAGCTACAAGGCGAGTTTCCGGGTCTGGCGCGGTGACGCCGATTCGGGTGAGCTGCAGGACTACAGCGTCGAGGTCAACGAGGGCGAGGTCGTCCTCGACATCATCCACCGGTTGCAGGCCACCCAGGCCTCGGATCTGGCGGTGCGGTGGAACTGCAAGGCGGGCAAATGCGGCTCGTGCTCGGCGGAGATCAACGGCAAACCGCGGCTGCTGTGCATGACGCGGATGTCGACCTTCACCGAGGACGAGGTCATCACCGTGACGCCGATGCGGACGTTTCCGGTGATCCGCGACCTGGTGACCGACGTGTCGTTCAACTACACCAAGGCCCGCGAGATCCCGTCGTTCACGCCGCCCCCGGAGCTCAAGCCGGGGGAGTACCGGATGCAGCAGGTGGACGTCGAGCGCTCGCAGGAGTTCCGCAAGTGCATCGAGTGCTTCCTGTGCCAGAACACCTGCCACGTGGTGCGTGACCACGAGGAGAACAAGGAGGCCTTCGCCGGCCCCCGGTACCTGATGCGGATCGCCGAACTCGAAATGCATCCCCTCGACGTCGCCGACCGGCGTGACGAGGCGCAGGAGGAGCACGGCCTCGGGTACTGCAACATCACCAAGTGCTGCTCGGACGTGTGCCCGGAGGGCATCCACATCACCGACAACGCGCTGATCCCGATGAAGGAACGCGTCGCCGACCGGAAGTACGACCCCATCGTCTGGCTGGGGAACAAACTGTTCCGGCGGGACAAGTAG
- the eda gene encoding bifunctional 4-hydroxy-2-oxoglutarate aldolase/2-dehydro-3-deoxy-phosphogluconate aldolase: MTTGADLLGLSPVMPVVVLDDAADAVPTARALLAGGIGVIELTLRTPAALASIERIAAEVPEIVIGAGTVTAPEHAKQAADAGAKFLVTPGCTDAVLDAAFDTGLPFLPGASTVSEAMRLAERGLTALKFFPAEASGGVAYLKSIGGPLPGLKFCPTGGITVKTAPDYLALSNVGCIGGSWLTPKDALAAKDFGKIEAFAAEASKL; this comes from the coding sequence GTGACCACCGGCGCCGACCTGCTCGGCCTGTCCCCCGTGATGCCCGTCGTCGTGCTCGACGACGCCGCCGACGCCGTGCCCACCGCGCGGGCCCTGCTCGCGGGCGGGATCGGCGTGATCGAGCTGACCCTGCGCACCCCGGCGGCACTCGCCTCCATCGAGCGGATCGCCGCGGAAGTGCCGGAGATCGTCATCGGCGCCGGCACCGTCACCGCGCCCGAACACGCCAAGCAGGCGGCCGACGCCGGCGCGAAGTTCCTGGTGACCCCGGGCTGCACGGACGCCGTGCTGGACGCCGCGTTCGATACCGGCCTGCCGTTCCTGCCGGGCGCGAGCACGGTTTCGGAGGCGATGCGGCTGGCCGAACGCGGGCTGACCGCGCTGAAGTTCTTCCCCGCCGAGGCCAGTGGCGGCGTCGCGTACCTGAAGTCGATCGGCGGGCCGCTGCCCGGGCTGAAGTTCTGCCCGACCGGCGGGATCACCGTGAAGACCGCACCGGACTATCTCGCACTGTCCAATGTGGGCTGCATCGGCGGTTCGTGGCTGACCCCGAAGGATGCCTTGGCCGCCAAGGACTTCGGGAAGATCGAGGCGTTCGCGGCGGAGGCTTCGAAGCTCTGA